The DNA sequence ATTTAATGCCAATACCCCATTTCGCCTGAACTGTCCATATTTAAATTTCTTGTTCCAGCACTAGTTTTATTCATAGATCATTAAGCAACCTAGACTGCATAAATCCCGAACACCACACCACAGTCCAAACCATAGAGATGTTTTTTGGATAGGCAGGAGAGGTTTCTACAAATGTCGCTTATTTCACTTGGTCTACCCCGACTGCAAAAATATACCTGTGTTACTATTATAAATTTGATTAAGTTTTAGATGTTTGTTATTTGTGAATGCTATATTCTTACACAACCTTGTATGCAGAATCCTATAGGAAATAGCAGGAGTGGTTTGGACTCGGAAGCAGTGAGCAAGAACTCTGGAAAATCAGTTGAAAAGTATTTGCAATTACCCATTAGGGACATGCTTCTGGACAAACTTCAAACTGTGGATATTAGCGGGATGGTTGGTTCGACGGCTGAACTTCGCTTCATAAAGCTTATGCTTGTATCTTCCCCGTCACTTGAAATCATGAGTCTTGGATTCAGCAGCGCAACTGATGAAGAGGTAAGGTCGAGGATTTCACGGGAGTTGTTCCAGTTCAATAGATGTGCATCGACAACTGTAGAGTTAATAATGTAATATGCAGTTGGCTGCTAGTAGCAGCGCCAACTTGTGTTTCAAGATGGAGTAAAAACTTCAGTATCTATTAGCCAAATAACATAATGTTTTATTAGTCTCGTAAGAGGTAGTATTGTACTCAACTAGTATGTTAAATTTTCTCTCGTTAACAATTTAACATTATCGTACTCAACTAGTATGTTAAATTTTCTCTCGTTAACAATTTAACATCAAGCCCACTCGCCGTCTTCTTTTTCTCATTTGTATTTCCTATTTACTTGCATTATTATTACTATATACTATTTCATAGTATATAGTATATAGTATACAGCAATAATTGATATATActatttatttacttattatttacTACTATTGCTATATACTATTTATTAACCTTTATTAAAACGTTAATTAGTTAGAAATTCAAGTAATGATCTAActttataaatatatttgtaaCATATATAACAGAAAACACTAAATACTATTAAAAGATTAATGATGTCGTCAATATTCATTAACTATAATCGATTGATTAAAATATATTAGAATTGTATTGGTAGTTGGACAAGAAAATCTGTCATAGACACAATTAGGTGTTATCAATAATATGAAATTGAGTGGTTGGGTTGTAGAAAGTCGATCACCGCGAGTAGGCGTGTAATAAATTAgcgaaaaaaataataatatgaaATTGGTTATTTAAAAGTGTTCTAAACATATAGTTTTGATTTTGAAACTTCTTGTAAAAAACATATTTTTAGGATGAAGTTTCAAGTTTTAACAACAAATGGCTACAAGAAATGAAGCGAGATGTAAGTACATGTGGGCAGTGTAATGTGTCATGTGTGTAGATATTTGAATCACTGAATTATATTAATCTAACGgcaaataaataaaatcttaaTGACGTTTCCTTAAGCCATAATAAAGTTTGTACTAATAAATCAACATATCTGGTTCAAAACCCTTTTTTTTTTATCCCGAAGAACTGAAAATGTATATTACTGGCAGTATATTGGTGCAAAATATTAAGCTTCAAAGCTTATTAAGCCTAAATAATAAGATCATAGAGGTCTCCAATTTAGAGCAGTTTTTATAGAACCTATCTTTATGAATTTATGACGCTGATAAATTTGAGGTGAACTCGAGTAGATTTCAAACCAAACAAGTGTACAACTCGACTAGAGCCTGATTTAATAAACATATTCAAACTCAGATGAAATTTTAAATAACGGAGCTTAAGTTTGCATCCCTAGTTGTGCAGTTTGTTCAGAAATAGATATATGGAACTGCAGAGTAAAAACTGAAAGCACAATCCACAAATATAAATGAATCACACAAACTGTCTAATCAGAATACAAATCTATATATAATATCCACAAGGCACAATGTCATCAAACCCTCTCATCTCCGCTCCAACTAACCTTCATTTTTGGCCCCGTTGGTCCAACTTCACCCAGCATTTCATTAGGCAAACTCTTGACAATACTCTCAAATGAACCTCTCAGCTTATGTGGCAACTTTTCCTTTACTTTTTTAACCTCCGCTGCAAAGTCATAGCTGATTCTTGAACCCCATTCTCTACAATAATTCAACCATGGCGGTTCAATGATCGACAGGTAGTCCCCGGAAACAATCACAAACTTCTCTCCAGTGTCCATTACGTTGGAACTTTTTCCGGTGTCATTTCTTATCCCTATTCCTCCACTTCCTTGTAAAACACATCCTGCCTTGGGATATAAGGCATGGCCGTGCAATGATGAATAGACTACGGGCTTGTTACCTTTTTCATACTCAAGTTCGGAAGCACTAATCCACATTCCTTTAGCATGTGTCGATAAGTAGACACTTCTAAGTTCGCCACTGAAATTACTTATCCGTAATGTCACATGTTCCCAGTCGCCTTCGTGTTGTCCAATTTTACCCAAGGAAAGATTAAGAGCCCCAATTTTAACCCTTGCTGGTCCATTGAAAGGGTAAAAAACCCATAAAGCTATATCGGTGAAGGTTCCCCCAAACATAGGCTTAACATTTACATAAGACTCTGCACTAGCCAAATTCCCTTTCTTGAAACTTTCTTCCTCTGGTTGGCATAACCAGTGCACCCCATCATTCGTCCCTCCTTGAGGAAGGTTTGAGCCATGTGGGTGCTCCACAGGACAGGGGTTCAATTCTTCACCTTTTGTATACAATAATGCCCCGTTCTCGAAAAACCAACAAAGTGAGGACGGAAGGTACTCTTCATCAGGATGAAAATACACCAATGGAGAGTAACATTTTATGAGGGCATAAATCTGGTCTAGATTAGGCATGACTGATAAATTAGGCTGGACATTTTTCAAACAATCCAACAACTTCGCCTCCCCACTATTCTGGACTATAAATGTACCTACAGGCACACCTACAGCTTGAGGACCCCTGTGAGCAGGTTTCGAACCATATAAATTCAATCCATCAGGATCAACCTCCTTCTCTAAACCCCAAATCCATGAGTCAATCTCACTCTCTTCCGTAAAATGAGACCGCACACAACGGATCTTATCAATGGATGGCTTATCCGATGAAGTGGTAACAACATGGCCAACTGATCTATACCCCTCTGGTGGGGTTGGAAGCCATATATAACCATTATCCCCTAACTTATTCTTCTTCGACTCACTAGTCCAAACAAGTGTATAATCAATTGGTTTCTCTAAAATCTTAGTACTATTTTCAGATTCATCACTACTAACATCTTTAGCAACAAGAACCCATCCAAACAGTTGTTTGTTGTTAGATTGGCTATAACTTGTAAGCATAAAGAAACCTTCTGGAATCGAAGAAGGTTCGTAAAATGTAGCACCGAGATTATGAGGACCACCTTCTAATGTAGACCAAATTTTATTAAAAGTTGTAACTTGACACACTTGTAACCCCCCTAGATCAATGATCCCACTTGCAAAACCATCACCTAGACATACATATAAATAATTCAAGATCAACACATGATCACATACAAATTAATGATCAATCATATCTATACTAATGGTAATTACTTGAGTCTTTCATTTTCAAGATTATCCAATGATCAAGCCTTAAAAACATAACATTTGATACGATAAATAAACAAAGTTGGGTCAAAAAATTGAATTGGGGAGGGAGAGAGTAAGATTATAAAAACAAATACCTGGAGGCCAAGTGGGAAGTGGATTAGGGAAGTTGAAGGAGGATTCAACTGGCAGAGGCTTGGAGGATCTGCTGAAGAAACTGCGAAATCTTCTCATTTTTTGATAAATAAAATGAAAAAGGTGGTTTGAAAGACAAGAAGTGGGAGACCAATGTTTGTGGATGTGTCGGCAATGCAGTTATTAAATAGAGTTGTTGTTATAGAGTGATAACAgaggaaaagaaaagaaaagaaaaaagggTTATGCTAGGCTGGCTAGCTTTTAATCATTGGATGCATGTTTTACAATCTAGAGTCATCACAGCTGTGCCAAATTCTCTGCTGATTTCAGGGTCCCAAAAACAATTATGCTCTGTCTAAATTCAGAATATCAGTAGTTTGGATTCCAATCCAATTTTTGGCGATGCGCCAACTGACAGAAATTCCCATGACAATTTATGTGTACTCATAACAGAGTCTTCACTTGAGAATTGAGATTCACATTCAGATTTTAACGaacaatctatttttataaattgttgttaattttaattttagaCAGATCTTGACCTGTTTGATATTGTATAGAGTTTTgtttcatataatcataatttttttaaGGATAATCATAGTTTGTAGCCTTATTAATCTTTTCGCCCTTAAAGTATATTCCCTCAGTTTCATTGAATTATTTACATATTTTTGCCTCATTCTTGGCAAGTATTTTAAGGctattataaaatatagttctataatttttttttaaaattttctttttctgtataaaaatttaaatattatatttttatttaaaagaaaaaaatatttaaaattatttaggaaaCCATGTTTTACGTGAAACTTAAAATGCGTGCCGGTCCCCCGTCCCCCAATGTAAACATCctagtgggacggagggagtatgtGATTATTCTCGTAAACCCCTGAACTCTACGAGCAATCGAGCATACCCTTTGACCCCCGAGGTATGCATTTTCATACCTTTTAGCCCTTTTTACCGTGATAGTAAAAAATCGGAGGGGTAAAAATGACATTTGACATCCGGGTTGTACAATTATAAGGGTTAAAAGGTACATTTCTCATACCTTAAGGGTTAAAAGGTACATTTCTATTTAGCAAAAAAAGGTACATTTCTCCCAGTAAATTTGTCGACCTTCACGTTAATACCACCAGACATCTTTCTGCACGAACCGAAATTCAAACCCTAGAATTAGAACCAGTGTCTTGATACCTGTTTGTTATAACGGAAACAAGAAATATTATAATAAATGTAAAGAAAAGAACGTAAATAGGCAGAAGAGAAAAATTTTATTGATCTTAAGGATACATATTACAGTTTACGTTTATGTTATGCTGATACAAATAAAAGAATATAGAATACATGTTTAGATTATGTCCTAAAGGTTTATATAGTACTCTCTATGCAGTTACTGAAAATCCCATTAAAATAGGCCAAAACAGATTACCCTCTAAAATCATATTCAAGGCATATTATAACCTTTTTTATGGCTCAAGTGAAAACTAGATAGCGGAAGTATATATTGTCTGCCTATAAGCCCAAGCCATCGCAAATATGAAATCTGGAGCAAGATTCAGCAATGCGGGGGAAGTTAGCCTTATCTCTCGTAATAACATAAATTGAAACACGGTCACCCTTACTAGAAGCATGTATTTTCTCAGTGATTGGAATATATAATTCTATTAACTATAAAAATAGCTAGATGCCTAGATTCTGCCTCCCTTTCATTTTGTGATTAAGTAAGATAATGTTATTGATCACGGTTTATAACATTCATCATAATTTCTTTTACACAAATCATTTACAAGTGTCtattgttgggcttgctgagcaggcctaactccacattagtatgatattgtccgctttgggccgagccctcACGGTTTTggttttgggcacctcccaaaaggcctcatactaattggagttatctggctgcttatattctagcaaactgcccctcccacaaacgatgtgggacaactcctaacaatctcccccttcacacatcgggcccgacacttgtcgattctgcctccttcagtgtgaccaggctccccctcgacccatactgaaagtccatctggctatctgctccccctaggcccatactggaaggcccgtctgccttttccttgagcccattctggggcaaGCCCATTTGCCTCTTCCTAGGTAACTTGTGGAGCCCATCTGAGATTGTTTTGGACCGTTtataacctgaagctctgataccacttgttgggcttgctgagcaagccttaactccacattagtatgatattgtccgctttgggccgagcccgcacggatttgtttttgggcacctcccaaaagacctcatactaattggagttatctggctgcttatattctagcaaactgcccctcccacaaacgatgtgggacaactcctaacatcTATGTGTGAAATACAAAATATAAGAAACTTTTCATAGGCACCTCATCTGCATTGTTGGCAAGGAATCGATAAATTTAGCAGAAGACTACTAGCTCCACACTCGTCGGGAATGAAACACCTAATTTCAGATGATAGTGTATCAGACTAAGCATTCCCTCCGGTATGAGAGCATTGAAATGATAGaaatattgtaaca is a window from the Apium graveolens cultivar Ventura chromosome 1, ASM990537v1, whole genome shotgun sequence genome containing:
- the LOC141663548 gene encoding hypothetical protein At1g04090-like, with the translated sequence MRRFRSFFSRSSKPLPVESSFNFPNPLPTWPPGDGFASGIIDLGGLQVCQVTTFNKIWSTLEGGPHNLGATFYEPSSIPEGFFMLTSYSQSNNKQLFGWVLVAKDVSSDESENSTKILEKPIDYTLVWTSESKKNKLGDNGYIWLPTPPEGYRSVGHVVTTSSDKPSIDKIRCVRSHFTEESEIDSWIWGLEKEVDPDGLNLYGSKPAHRGPQAVGVPVGTFIVQNSGEAKLLDCLKNVQPNLSVMPNLDQIYALIKCYSPLVYFHPDEEYLPSSLCWFFENGALLYTKGEELNPCPVEHPHGSNLPQGGTNDGVHWLCQPEEESFKKGNLASAESYVNVKPMFGGTFTDIALWVFYPFNGPARVKIGALNLSLGKIGQHEGDWEHVTLRISNFSGELRSVYLSTHAKGMWISASELEYEKGNKPVVYSSLHGHALYPKAGCVLQGSGGIGIRNDTGKSSNVMDTGEKFVIVSGDYLSIIEPPWLNYCREWGSRISYDFAAEVKKVKEKLPHKLRGSFESIVKSLPNEMLGEVGPTGPKMKVSWSGDERV